The nucleotide window GAAGACTGCATATCCATATCCTAGTTTGATAGCTTCAGATATTTAATCGAAACACTTGAGCAAATGGTCAAAGTCTCCTGACTCAAGTCAGTGTTTGATCTGGTAGAACAATGAAAGAGTTAATAGTTAGCCTGGTTTTTTAGGTGTTAAGTAATGTGCTGCATTTCTTTTCACTCCTAGGCAGTTTTTATCTTTTCTGTGCATTGTGCTTCACAAATAGGaatcgatggttttgtggaacCAAATGCTCTGGGCTCTTTCTGGTCATAACTGCTGTTTTCTGACCACCCCTTTGATCTTGACCTCTACAGGGTTGTGATCAACTATGATTTCCCTACGGGAGTTGAAGACTATGTGCACAGGATTGGCAGAACAGGTCGGGCTGGTGCCACTGGTGTTTCTTATACCTTCTTAAGTGATCAAGACGCAAGGTATGCATCAGATCTTGTCAAAGTTCTGGAAGGAGCAGACCAGTGTGTCCCTTCTGAGCTAAGGGATATGGCAGCACAAGGTGGATATGGAGGAAGATTTCGCCGGTGGCGTTCTGACTCTGGTGCTCATGATAGAGTCCATTCATATGGTGGTACTTGTACTGGCTCCAGCTATGATAAAAGTCCCTCATTTGGTGGTGTATGTAATGACTCCAGCTATGACAAAGGTGGTGGATGGGGTCAACCATTATCTTCTGGTTGGTCCGACAGCTTCTGTAATCATAGACCATCACCACCATTTGAGAGGTATCTCTCTGCCCTTTTCTGCTTCTGTTATTTTTATGTCAAGCAGCCTAGTCTGTCTGtttgagggatttttttttaaaaaaaaattgccttaCAATCTGCTATTCCAGAAGCCATCTTTAGAATGCCTAAAGCGCAGATCCATCTTGTAATCCAAAAGTGCACATGTTTGGAAACTGAAAAAATGACTTGAACTAGCACATGTAGAATGATTCAATTATGCACCATTTCATTGTGTTAATTTATGAGTTAGCCATGATGCTTACCATCCTATATCTGTATGAATGATGGCAGGTGTGACCATTCTGGTGGTAAGCATTTGGATTCACAAGAGCGCGGTAATATGAAGACCATCCAGGAAGCAAGCAATTCCAGTGCTGGATGTAGCAAGCGGAGCAGAAGTCGAAGCCGCAGCAGAAGCCCATCCAGCAAATGCCATGGGTGGGGTGTTAACCTTACGGCTGATCCTCTTTGACAAAGTCCTCCACGGGAGCCATGTGCATCTGCTCAATACAATGATGATGCAGGAAAGATTTCTGATGGGCGCGACCGCTCTGCTCCCTAGCACATGAGGTATTAATTTTGTCTAACACATAACCCTTTTACGATCTCTTTCTAAGTAGAACAAAGGGTGGGTGTCATTTTTGATGATAGATGATAGAGTATGGTTGGTTGCCCAGTCTGCTCTTGGAATATTGTCGTCCTTAACAAGGAACATGGTGAAATaggcaacatatatatatatatatatatatatatatatatatatatatatatatatatatgctgatGCTTTGGTATGGCAGCGTTTTGATGAAGAATTGCCATGTGCAACagcatttttgtttttctcagtCCAATGCTGTTGTTTATTGTGAAGTGAGTTACTTTCTTTGGGTTATACTTGCATCCATTTGTGTGTGTTCTTGATTCATTGAATAGGCTGACGAGAGTTTTCCATCCAAATACCAGTTAAGATATCATGTTTTGGTGCGTGTGGCCTTTAAGAACACTGCAGCTCAATGCGTTTGTTATATGAACACTGGAGGCTGGTGGTATGGTATGACTTGTGAGAACTCCACCCAAATCAAGCCTTGCTTCACCTGCCAGCTGGATAAAGAAATGGCAACAACAAATAgtttatatctattttaatacTTAGAGGCTTGTATTTTATCTGTTAATGTGGACACGTTATTATTAATAGCTAAGATCATCAGctattcaattattttattttgaatcagtTTATCTCAGTGCATATGGTTCCCTATTATAACTGCATGGACGAATTGTTGCTCACCAGACCACTCACATCCAGATTGAGAGCTATGTATGTCAAATGAGCCAAATTGAGGCATTGAATTACGGATGAAAGATAACTTAGACCCAGACTCAGCTGTGACAGGAGCAGAGATCTCACATGGGAGCCCTTTACCGCATTGGCATAGACACATACAAGCATAAAATCAGGAAAAGTTTTAGGCCCGTAGTCCTTCAATCCTGTCTTCCTGAGTTAAACCAGGGAATATAAATTGATAACATATGCTAATTTAAGTACAATTTCAAGGGCCAAATTTATCAAACATGGTATCCATCATCTTCAACAACAATGGCAACATTTTCACAGCACCAGTTTTGAACTCCCAGTGCTGACTTTTATCTACCATTGATGATGCAATCACTCCCAAGGTGTACAGAAACCACAAAGATTAGAGACTGGACAAGCAGGAACATGCAGGCGAAGAGGGGTTATCAGGTGAGGTACTCCCAGAAAACAATTTGGTGGTTCTTTTTTCTTCACTTGTTAGGGCATGTACACCTGGACGCTAGCGTTTTTCATGGACTGGCAAACAGGACAGACATCAATGAACCCCTCGCACTCCAGGCACAGACAAAGATGCCTGCATGGCAGCAGAAGCATGGAGACTTCCCTAGTCTTGCAAGCTTTGCATGTCATCTGTTCGCCACTGCTTGATCCCTTATTACCAAGAAATCTTACTAGAGGCATAACCCCAGTAAGGCCACGGCCGTGAACATGACTGGGGTTATAGGTAGAGGCTGCATCATCCACTTCACTGTCCCCGCACCCTTCCTTGACTTGATCTGCCCCCTGAGCTAGGGCTTCTTTGAGGTTATTCTTCAACACATTCACCACAGACTCATTATATTGAGCCCTGTAGTGCCAAGACTGGGCTTCCACAGCCACCTGCTTAATCCGTTCCACAAGTTCCCTGTTCTTCCTGTTCATACTCTCTATCTCAACCTCTTTCTCGCGGAGCTTTTTGCCCACCTCCTTTTCAATTGTTCCAAGGAAAGAAGCCATATGCCTttgctttatttctttcacCTCTTTAGCAATGTGTTCCTCCTGTTGGATGACAAACAAGACATAAGCCActggaaaacaaaaaacttaaagAGACACAAAAAGCATTTACTTAATATATCAAGGAGAGGTAACATCAGTAAACAAGATGAAAATGCAAGTTCCTGTAAAGCATGGCCAACAGACAAAAATATGACCATGGTGTGTTTGCAGtagttatttcacaaatagTATTGCATTTTCAAACTAGCACTGCATTTTCAGATACAAGATGGTAGGATAATTACTGAATCAGCTCTAAAAGAAGCAACACAGTTTTAAAATACAGgaagtaaatataattaaattatagaaattGATAAACGATAACTAACAGTTTATGGATGAAATTTTCAAACTAAAAATTGAAGTTTATTATAAGGTGGATTATCAATACCTGAATTCTGATGTAATGGTCAAACTCTTCCCTTTGACGATCAATCTCAATTCTTAAATTGTCACCAAGAGACATAATGATGGGAACTGAAGGCATGCTTCCACTGGCAGTGGTTACAGAAGAGTTGTGTTCATCATCATCCAGTGACAGTCTTAGCCCGGTTGACACAACATTTGGGTTTGGAATACTTGCTGAAAGATCAACCTCATCTTGAACTGGACTGCTTAAGGAGATCTGGAGCTTGTGAGCTCTTGCAAAATCCTCTGCCTCCCTACTTTTGATAGGTTGGTTGAAAGCTGACAGGTTACCGTTTCCAACCAGCAGGAATAGTGATGTCAATCAGGGGCACCAtgttacaaagaaaaagaatacgaTCTC belongs to Dioscorea cayenensis subsp. rotundata cultivar TDr96_F1 chromosome 17, TDr96_F1_v2_PseudoChromosome.rev07_lg8_w22 25.fasta, whole genome shotgun sequence and includes:
- the LOC120280595 gene encoding probable BOI-related E3 ubiquitin-protein ligase 2, producing MDHDGWGTDKSIPKNERKKDRKKIIIPTVFFSGASCLVLCVRLQSLPLPLHRHRSLRYCWKPPEILRKIIKGRTRGRSIAQSFHLLPIIHIIPRTMFGGNNVNPLFPVFLEDNNQFPYDSNTSTQLQLFANTFNQPIKSREAEDFARAHKLQISLSSPVQDEVDLSASIPNPNVVSTGLRLSLDDDEHNSSVTTASGSMPSVPIIMSLGDNLRIEIDRQREEFDHYIRIQEEHIAKEVKEIKQRHMASFLGTIEKEVGKKLREKEVEIESMNRKNRELVERIKQVAVEAQSWHYRAQYNESVVNVLKNNLKEALAQGADQVKEGCGDSEVDDAASTYNPSHVHGRGLTGVMPLVRFLGNKGSSSGEQMTCKACKTREVSMLLLPCRHLCLCLECEGFIDVCPVCQSMKNASVQVYMP